tttttagatttttgttCTAAgtttatatgatatatgatatgtgTAGAGTCTTTATAGTTTAGGAGTAAGAAGGATCGGAGTAACAACGTTACCGCCAGTTGGATGTTTGCCAGCTGCTATTACTCTTTTTGGTGATAAAACTAGAGGATGCGTATCCAGGTTTAACAACGACGCAATGATGTTTAACAACAAGCTAAATGAAACATCCCAGAGATTAGTGGCACAATTTCCAGGCCTAAAACTCGTTATCTTCGACATTTACCATCCCCTGCTTGATATAATCACAAATCCTAGCAATAATGGTAACATTCTGACATTTTCAACCTCTtgttatttttgttttgtttttcttcaTGACTATTGCTTGGGATTGGGTTGTGACAAGATGGGTGGGTCAGTTGGTTGGGTAATGGGGGTGACGGGCAGTGGCGAATCTAGGATGGAAATTTAATGGAGTCCTAATTTTCTTTTTCCATTCATAATTAttaagttagtttactttcaaaaaCTATAAATCCTGCAATATTTAAGAATATTTAAgagtatttaataaaatttaaagaTAGTGGGGTCATGGGACCCAATGACCCACTAGGTTGATTCGCCAATGGTGACGGTCATAATGGGATTGGATTTTTCTGGGATAAAATAATGGGATTGGGTTGAAATGAACCGTTTGTAGTATGGGTAAAAAAAGTTAACAAAGACTAAATTACTGGTCCAAAACAGGCCGGGTCGGATTGTATTTTCTACAAACACTTTTTGTCAATTAATAATTAGTCCGTAATAAGTTAAGCACAAATGATGTTTAGAAACACAATAGTATTAAAGTACTAATTTAGATATTATGGATCAACAATTTGACACGTTTGACTAGCTTGTGACGCTTTCATTTATATTTAGATTTTGTTTGGATCAAACATAACTCAGATCATATGTCTACTATTCAATACATCTGATTCAAGTGTTCGAATTTCATCTATATTTAGAGCCCGTTTGGGATTCAACATAACCCAAATCTGTATGTTAGTAGGTAAACGAGTCAAAATTTGTCACTTTCTGTTAGAACACTGATTGATTTTAATGATGTGTAGACTTTTATGAGTCAAGGAGAGGTTGCTGTGGAACTGGGATATTTGAGACGTCGTTTCTTTGCAATGCAAACTCCATAGGTACTTGCTCGAATGCAACAGGTTATGTGTTTTGGGATGGATTTCATCCTTCTGAAGCTGCTAACCGAATCTTGGCACAGACTCAACTTGCGCAAGGGCTAAACTTAATTTTTTATAACTGTTACATTTATAATATGAAATGGCTTATATGTATCTCTGTTTGTATTAAGTTGACAATGTTCTTTTGCAAGATGTTCAAAATCTAACATAATCGGTGTAACTTATTGACAGTATAAATCTGATGTAGTTTTATCCCTATGTCAAAAAAAGATCTTGAATTGAAAGTTAGAACCTTATTTCAAGAATGGAGGAtcatatatgaaattgaataaaattaAAAAGATTGTCACACCATTTTCCTTTCTTTCCATCTTGGTCACTCGAAACTAACAGCTTCTCTAACTTTCTTTGTCACTTCTTAAAAACGGTCAAGATTAAAGAAAACCCATATTTGCTCATACAGTATTAAAGTAGTTATCTTTGACAAAGTTTTAGTTGGAAATTAGGACAAGTCTTTTAAAAGTATATGTTTGTGTGAACTTGTTAAAATGGTTGATCAATCAGGGAAAAAGAAATGGAGTATTCCACGTGTCGACTCTTAATCTTATCGTGTATTGCCGTCTCCATTAACATGATTCACAGCAACCCTCTTGTTCCAGCGTTATGCATCTTCGGTGACTCTTCAATGGACGTAGGAAACAACAATCACTTTATGACTTTACTCAAAGCAAACTTCTTACCTTATGGAAGAGACTTCATAACTCATAAACCGACAGGTCGGTTCTGCAATGGGAAATTAGCAGTAGATTATGCCGGTAATTTTCTCACAATCTCAACTAAATCCAGAATATAAAttcagtaaaatttgttagaagttTCACTTTTTTCCCAAGTTTCTGTTTGTTTTGCATGTACGTGTTGTACCAGCAGCTGAATACCTAGGATTCAAAACATACCCACTACCTTACCTGAGTGCAACCAACGAAACTCTCCTAACAGGAGCCAACTTTGCCTCTGCCGGTACCGGTTTTTATGACAAGACaacattattatttgtaatatttctCTTTTCTTTGTAACTGAAGTTCAACTCATACGTTCGATACTAGAGATGGATTATGAATGCAGAAGTCATTCAAGTATTCAACTATTTACATCAATATTACTCCCCTTTGCAAATTAATTGTCCATATATGACTATCACAACATTATATTCTTTTATAAGATGACCATTTTATCCTTTCTGTTGATGGTTGCTCTTGCTTCATTAGGAGTATATAAAAAAATAGTTAATTATATCCATTTATTTAGTTAATTATGGTCATTGGTATGGTGTAGCAAGCGATTACGTTACCAAGACAGGTATCGTATTATGAGGACTGGCGGAACCGAGTGGCAAGAAAAGTTGGAAAAGAAAGAGCTTATGCAATGATTTCAGGTGGAATTCACATCTTAAGTGCAGGAAGCAGTGACTTTCTACAGAATTACTACATCAACCCTTTGTTGAACACAATCTATACACCTTCACAGTTTTCAGATATTCTGTTGACATCATACAACACCTTCGTACAGGTATTCAATATATTACTTGTATTGTACAGGGTTAAGTCCATGGGTAAACGGGTAAACTGATAAGGTTTCCTTTGTTTACACTATCATATGTATTTTTAGTCAGATGTGCATCATTTATAAGTAACAACCAGTCTAAGTTTTACCAATGACTGAATCTATACTTGTTTGGTTGCCCAATATGGGGCGTGTGCTTTGCCGTCAAATCTAGCTGGCCAATTTAACGCCATTTGACGGATGTTGCTTTACTTTTGACACAAATTGTGCGTCAGTCACAAACAAAACGGAAAAAATATATGCGTTGGATTTTTTTATACCCACTCTGCCAATCATGATTTGACACGTAAATATCtataatattaatttatttttattcgATCTTCCAatcgtatatttttttttttgaaaggcaagtagaATTGAAATAAAAACCAACCGAAGAACAGAAGAATGAGAAGGACCAACAAAAGAAAGGCCCAactcaaaaaaaaacaaaaacgcaaGAGCTAATTTGCAAAGATTGCAAAAAACCAATACACGAATCTAAGTCATACTAAGATAAACACTAGGATTATTCAACCAAGTCAACCAATCGAAATTTTTTCCTTTTGTTCTTCTCGAAATCCATTCGAAGGATTTAATTTGAATTTCATTTAGAGCCACCGGAGCGGTCCAACTTTTACCGCGGAAGACCATATTGTTCCGATTTTTCCAAATAAAATATGCACAAACCCATTCAATTGCTTGCCAAATTTGTTTCCCAAACTCGGAAGCCATACTCGATAAGTTTCCACGAAGAATTTCCCCAACGCTTAGGTTTGAAAATTGCCCCAAGTTCCACCATCCATATACACGATTCCAAAGCTCCATTGAGTGTTTGCAGAAAATCAGAGAGTGATCAACGGATTCTAAGTCATCATCGCATAGTGGACAACGCACGGTATGTAAATCGACGCCTCTTTTATCAAGTTCACACCTCACCGGTAATCGCCTTTTGAGCGCACGCCAAACAAAGATTTCCAACTTTCTAGGAACTAGTTTATTTCGCAATGTCTCCATGTTCCCAATATGGTTCGCTTGATACTGATCATTGATGAGTTTTGAGAGTTTCTTGACCGTAAACAATCCGGACGAAGCAAGAGACCATTGCCAAGAATCACGTTCCCCCTGATGAAAATTGTGGGCCGAAATAAGAGTGATAAGGTTCGCCAGCTCAGTCTCACTTCTGCCAGTGGGCCTGCGAGCCCAATCCCAAATGAAAACAGGCCCTGCATCTGTGATTTGAATACGAGAATTAACTGTAGCTGCCTTGGTCCTCTCTAGCTGATATAGTCTTGTGAATCTGGAGCTCAGTTTAACATTCCCGATCCACAAGTCGTCCCAAAATGATGTTGAGTTTCCGTTTCCAATTTTTTTGACGAAAGAATTTTTGAAACTAATGCCAAGATCTTCTATTGCTTTTCCTGCAACAATAATGTTATACCAAGTGCCCGGAAATGAAACCCGAAGTGAATCGGGATCCAACTCCAAACCACCATTCGAACCATAAATACTACGAATTATTCTAACCCAGAGTGAATCggcttcggttttaaacctccaccaccactttcccaATAGAGCAAGATTTTTGTTATTTAAATTCCCAATATTTAACCCCCCATTTTCAAAAGACATAGTGACAtgttcccatttaacccaagaaatTTTAGAACCCGAAtctgacccgccccaaaagaaagaaCGACGTAACCTCTCAAGAATTTTTAACACGCATTGCGGAGCACGGAAGAGTGAGAAATAATACAATGGGAGACTAGATAAAACCGAGTTAATAAGGACTATTCTTCCCCCAAATGACATCGATCGCATTCTCCAACTTGATAATCTTTTTTTAAACTTGTCAATTACCGGGATCCAGTCACTTGATTTATTCATCCTCGACCCAATTGTTAAACCAAGATAAGAAAACGGAAACTTTCCGACTTGACAACCAATACGATTAGCCACATGATttacttcatcaaaatctacaccaATACCATATAGGCAACTTTTTTGGAGATTAACTTTTAACCCCGAGGCCAACTCAAAGCATTTTAGGAGGTTTCGAATACTGTAGACATTTTCTCTAGACCATTTCCCAAGAAAAATAGTATCATCGGCGTATTGAAGATGCGATAACAATACTTTATCCCTCCCAATTTCCACACCTTTTAATAGGCCCGAGTTCATAGCCGCTTTGACTAAAATGTTCAACCCTTCTGCGGCCAGAATGAATAAAAAAGGAGATAGCGGGTCCCCTTGTCGTACCCCCCGACTTAGGTTAAACTCGTTTGTCGGCGACCCATTGATGAGAATAGAAATGGAAGCCGAACTCAAGCATGCATATATCCACTTCCTCCATTTGACACCGAAACCCATACTTTTCATTACTTCCATAAGAAAATTCCAATTAAGACAATCAAACGCCTTTTCAAAATCGACTTTAAAGAGAACACCTTTTTGTTTGGATGATTTTAAAAAACCGATGCTTTCATTAACAACTAAAGCCCCATCAAGAATAAATCTATCTTTTAAAAAAGCACTTTGTTCCGGACCAATCAAAGACGGAATAGTCTTCCTAAGTCGGTTAGATAGGATCTTTGAAATGATTTTGTAGTAACTACCAATAAGACTGATGGGTCGATAGTCACCAAACCCTAATGCATCAACT
The window above is part of the Rutidosis leptorrhynchoides isolate AG116_Rl617_1_P2 chromosome 1, CSIRO_AGI_Rlap_v1, whole genome shotgun sequence genome. Proteins encoded here:
- the LOC139842637 gene encoding GDSL esterase/lipase At3g53100-like, which codes for MEYSTCRLLILSCIAVSINMIHSNPLVPALCIFGDSSMDVGNNNHFMTLLKANFLPYGRDFITHKPTGRFCNGKLAVDYAAEYLGFKTYPLPYLSATNETLLTGANFASAGTGFYDKTTLLFQAITLPRQVSYYEDWRNRVARKVGKERAYAMISGGIHILSAGSSDFLQNYYINPLLNTIYTPSQFSDILLTSYNTFVQKLYQLGVRKIGVTTLPPMGCLPGAITLFGFGTNKCMSRLNDDAMMFNKSLNETSQKLVARYRDLKIVVFDIYQPLLDIITKPSDHGFSESRRGCCGTGIVEISFLCNAISIGTCSNATSFVFWDGFHPSEATNQMLTRKLLMQGLSLIS